The DNA sequence CGCGGGCGTGGTGGCGCAGTGCGGCGGCGATGTTGGTGACCCCGTCCAGGCGTAGCGCGGTGATGGCCAGGTTCCGCAGCGCGGCCATGGTCTGTGGCCCGGCGCCGGTACGCACTGCTGATCGGTCCTCGTCGAAGGAGACATCGCGGACCCAGTGCAGCCGGTTCTCGATGCCCCAGTGCCCGCGGATCCAGCCGGCGAGCAGCGCCGGATCAGCGTCCGCGCCGCCCAGGCTGGTGATCGCGTAGACGGTGACCACCCTCCAGCGCCCGCCGGGTCGCAGCGGGCGGCGCCGACGGATCACTCTGATCGCCTGAGCGGCGTGCGGGAAGAACTCGCCCCTGCCGTCCGGACACGGATCCAGGGCGACCACGCTGATCGTGCGGGTCTCGATCCGGCCGTGTCCACGAGCGCGTTGTTGCGTGCACGGTCCGACCGCCGACCACGGGATCCGGCGCAGCCGGGCGAGCAGACCGGGCTGGTTGGCCTTGACCGTCATGACGTAGTGCCCGCCACGTTCATACAGGTAATCGGCGTGCGTGCGCTGAGTGTGCAGGGCATCTGCGGTCACGACGACGCCATGCAGGTCCAGTCCGGACAGCACGGTCACGGCGGCAGTCAGCTCCGCAGCCTTGGCCGGGACCTGGGTCTGGGCCAGCACGACGCCGCTGGCCTGATCGATCACCGACACCAGATGTGGGAGTCCGTCGGGGGTACGGGCGCCGCGCACGGTCTTGCCGTCCAGTGCCCAGACCGGTCGCTGTTCTCGACGGGGCCGATCGACACCGGTCGGTCGTGTACCCAGCTGCGCGCTGGTCCAGGACCCCCGGGCTGCTTCCAGCGCGGCGGGATCGAGCTGCTGGAGCAGCCGGCGGATCGTCGACTCGTGTGGTACCACCAGCGCCGCGTGTTCCGGGTCGATGGCGAGCCGGTCGGCGAGTTCGATCAGCACGCCGGCGCCGACGTCACGGGCGTGTTCGGCGATCGCGGTGAACGAGCGGGCACCGGCCAGCACCGCGCACGCAGCCAGCACCAGCACCGGCAACAGGGCATGACGGACTCCGCGAGCTCGTCGCGGGTCGGGCACTTGACCGACGTGTCCGACCGTTCCGCACCACCGGGTACCGGGACCCGTTCCCGCGCCTGGGCCATCGCCCTGTGCTGGACGGCGATCGTCGTCGACGGCTACGACCTCATCGTCTACGGCACCGTGCTGCCCACCCTGATCGCCGGTGAGTGGGCGCTCGACGCGGGCACCGCGGGCTGGATCGGGTCACTGGCACTGGTCGGCATGCTCGTCGGCGCGCTGCTCGCCGGGACCGTCACCGACCGCATCGGCCGACGCCGGCTGATGATCATCTGCATCGCCTGGTTCTCGGTCGCGATGGCGCTGTGTGCCCTCGCGCCGTCGCCGGAGGTGTTCGGCCTGCTGCGGTTCGTCGCGGGCATCGGGCTGGGCGGGGTGGTGCCGACCGCGATCGCGCTGACCGTCGAGTACGCCCCGGCCGGGCGGCGCAACGCGGCGAACGCCCTGATGTTCTCCGGCTACTCCGTCGGCGGCGTCGTCGCGGCGCTGTCCGGGATCGTGCTGCTGGAGCAGCTGGGCTGGCGGGCGCTGTTCTGGATCGGCGCCGGGGTCGGCGCGGTGCTGCTCGTCGTCGTCGCGGTGGCGCTGCCGGAGTCGGTGGCCTACCTGGTCGGGCGCGGTCGCCGCGCGGAGGCGGCCGCACTGGCCGCCCGCTACGGGATGCCGGTCCCCGACGACGCCCCGCCCGGTGCCGGCCGCGCCGGGCTGCGTGCGCTGCTCGACCGCCACCACCTGCGCGGCACGCTGCTGTTCTGGGTCGGCACCGGGTTCGGGCTGCTGCTGGTCTACGGCCTCAACACCTGGCTCGCCCAGATCATGCGTCAGGCCGGCTACCCGCTGGGCGGGGCGCTGGCGTTCCTGCTGGCGCTCAACCTCGGCGCGATCGTCGGGGCGCCGCTGCTCGGGGCGCTCGCCGACCGCATCGGGCCGCGCCCGGTCGTCACCGGGATGTTCCTCACCGCGGCGGCGTCGATCCTGCTGCTGATGAACCGCTTCCCGACGCCGGTGCTGCTCGGCCTGATCGCCGTCGCCGGGGCCTGCACGATCGGCACGACGATCATCGTGAACTCCTACACCGCCACCTTCTACCCCGAGCACCTGCGCGCCGCCGGGCTCGGCTGGTCGCTGGGGATCGGCCGGATCGGGGCCATCGCGGGTCCGCTCTACGGCGGCGTCGTGATGGCGACCGGGGCCGGGTTCGCCGCGAACTTCCTCGCCTTCGCGATCCCCGCCGTGCTGGGCGCGATCGTCATGGTGCTGGTGCCGCGGGGCGCAGCCACGCACCCCTGACGGGGCACGTGCGCTGGCCGCGCGCGAGCGGCGACACCGCCGGATGATCGCCGGGAGCGGAGCGCGCAGCGCAGTGCGCCGCCCCGTGCACTCCACTCCCGGCGATCACCGACGGCCCGGCGTCACCGCCCGGACAGGCGCGAGCGCAGCCGCGCCACCGGCCCGGGGGTCGCGAGCCGGTCGGCGACCAGGAACCCCGACGCCCCGCCCAGCCCCGGACCGGGGTGGGTGGACGCGCCGATCTGCCACAGCCCGGGCACCGGCGTCGCGTGCCCGCCGGAGGTCGGCAACGGCCGCCACCAGAAGTTCTGGTCCAGCTCGGCCGACCCGGCGTAGGGGTCCCCGCGCAGCGCGTTCGGGTTGTGCGCGGCGATCGCGGTCGGGTCGAGCACGTCGACCCGACCGACGAGCTCGCGCAGGCCCGGCGCGTGCGCGGCGACCCGGTCGAGGACCCGCTCGGCGTAGCCCTGGGCGAGGGTGGCGTCCCAGCCGTCGGCGGTGTCCAGCTCGCCCGCCGCGTCGCCGACCGGGGCGAAGGGCAGCTCCTGGAGCTGCAGCCACAGCGCGGCGGCACCCTCGGGGACCCGGGTCGGGTCGAGCACGTGCTGCTGCCCCACGACGACGGTCGGCCGGCGCGGCAGCAGCCCCGCCTCCGCCTCGGCGCAGGCGATCGCGGTCGAGTCGGACCCGTCGCAGACGTGGACCAGGGAGACCTCGCGCAGCCGGGTGTCGGCCCACGGGACCGGCCCGGACAGCGTCACGTAGATCTGCATCGCGGCCCGGCCCGGGCGGTAGCGGGCGGCGGCGTCGGCCACCGGCGGCGGCACCACGGTGGGCGGGAGCAGCGAGCCGTAGAGCGCCGGCGGGGTCACCGAGGCCAGTACCGCGCGCCGCGCCCGGAACGCGAACCCGTCACCGGCGACGCCCGTCGCGCACCCGGAGGCGACCGTGACCCGCTCGACCCGGCAGCCGGTGTGCACCGCGACGCCGAGCTCGTCGAGCAGCCGCTCCCAGGCGGTGAGGAAGTGGCCCGCCCCGCCGGCGACGACCGGCAGCCCGGCACCGTGCATGGTCGCGGCGAAGATCGGGACCATGAGCCCGCCGGACGCGGAGTCCGGGGCCAGGCCGGCGTGCAGCAGCCACGGCGCCCAGAGCCGGTCGGTCTCGGGACCGGTGAACCGGGCGCGCATCCAGGACCGGCCGGAGGTCAGCGCGTCGCGGGCGTAGGTCGCCATCCCGGCGACGCCTGCGGCGCGGGCCAGCGTCGCGACCGGGCCGAGCATGCCGGGGGCGTGCAGCTCCGCACCGAGGAGCCCGCCGATCCCGGCGGCGTGCGCGCCGAACCGGTCGATCATGGCCCGGTAGGCGTCGCGGTCGGCCGCCTCGGCGAACCCGGCGACGGTCGCCTCGACCGACCGGTGGGCGAGCGCGACCGAGCCGTCGCCCGCGACCGTCGCGGTGAGCGGGCCGTCGGTGTTGGCGTAGGCGAGGCCGTGCCGGTGCAGGTCGTCGCCGAAGGCGGCGTAGGCCGGGCCGGTGACGAACAGCGGGTGCCAGCTCGACCAGGTGTCGTGGACGAACCCGTCGTGCTCCTGGGCGGCGACGAACCCACCGACCCGGTCGTGGTCCTCGACGAGCGCGACCGACCAGCCCCCACGGGCGAGTCGGGCGGCCGCGACCAGACCGTTGATGCCGCCGCCGACGACGACGGCGTCGTACGTGGCGTGCACGGCTCAGCCCTCGACCAGTGCGAGCACGCGCGCCGGGCTGCCCGAGCCGCCGATGATCGGCAGCGGGCACACCACCAGCACCGCGCCGGTGGCCGGGAGCTGGTCGAGGTTGCGCAGGCTGGTCAGCCCCCACTTGTCCGCGCCCATCAGCTCGGAGTGGCACGGGAACGCGGGCTCCAGGTTCGGCGCCTGCCCCGCGTCGGTGCCCACGGTCTCCACGCCCAGGCCGGTGATCGGGGTCTCGCGCGCCAGCCACCGCGCGCACTCCGGTGCGACGCCCGGGGTGTGCGGTCCGTTCTCGTCGGCGTTGGCGAAGGCCGCCTCGTCCTCCCCGCGGGCCGACCACCCGGTGCGCAGCAGCAGCCACCCGCCCGCGGGCAGCGGACCGTTCTCCGCCTCCCACGCCGCGACGTCGGCGATCTGCAGCAGGTAGTCGGGGTCCTTCTCGGCCTCGGCGGTCCGGTCGATCACCGCGACCGGCGCGACGAGGGTCGACAGCGGCGCCTGCGAGACGTCGAGGCCGTCCCTGCCGGTGATCCAGTGGTTGGGCGCGTCGAGGTGGGTGCCGGTGTGCTCGCCGGTGCGGATGTTGTTCCAGTACCAGGCCGGGCCGCGGTCGTCGTAGCGGGAGATCTCCTCCAGCTCGAACCGCGCGGTCTGGCCGAACGGCTCGGGCAGCTCGAGGATCGGCGTCGAGGCCTGCAGCGGGGTCGTCAGGTCGACGACCCGGACCGAGCCGGAACGCGCGGCGTCGAGCAGGGCGGAGAGGACGGACACGGGGACCTCCAGGTCGGTCGGGACGTGCCGGACAGCTTCGTCGCACCGATGCCTGTCCGGCCATCCGTTCCGCGCGGCGGCTGTCCGCTCAGGGTCAGCCGCCCAGAGGTCGGCCGCCCAGGTCAGCCGCGCAGGGTCTCCGACGGCGACTCCCCGAACCGCTCCCGGTAGGCGACGGCGAACCGGCCCAGGTACGCGAAGCCCCAGTCCGCGGCGACCTGGGACACCGTGCGCCGAGTCGGGTCGGACTCGGTGAGCTCGGCCCGCACACCGGCCAGCCGTGCCTCGCGCAGCCGCGCGGTCGGCGTGGTGTCGAGGTGGCGGCGGAAGCCCTCCTGCAGGCTGCGGACCGAGAGCCCGACGGCCTCGGCGACGTCGTCGACGGTCAGCGGCTCGCGCGCGTGCCCCTCGATCAGCGCCTCCGCGCGGCGGATCACCTTCGGCACCGCGGGCGGCGGGTCGGCCGCGGCGAGCAGCTCGTCGCTGGACGAGTGCGGCACCGCGGCGAGCAGCTGGCTCATCAGCAGCTGCTCGGCCTGGGCACGCAGCACGGGGTGGGTGAGGCCGCCGGGGCCGTCGAGGTCGGTGCGGACCATGTCCACCGTCGACAGCCAGGACCGCGCGGCCGGGGTGGTGAGGTCGACGCTGGTCGCCAGCCGCAGCGGCTTCGACGGCGGGCGGCCCAGCAGCCGGTGCAGCTGCCCGGTCAACGCCTCGCGCTCGACCCGCACGATGAGCTGCTCGTTCCCGGACTCCCAGGTCATGTCCAGGCCGGCGTCCGGGTCGGGCACCGACGCCGTGCGGGCGTCGGAGACGACCTCGGTGCCGCCGGTGCGCACCAGGGCGCGCCCGGAGAGCGGGATCTGGACCAGGACGAACGAGCGCAGCGGCTGCGGCCTGATCCGTACCGCCGCCCCGTAGGAGAGGTAGGACAGCCCGACCGCCCCGAACGCGGCCGTGTTGAACCGGACCGGCGCCGGTGTCGCGGGGTCCACCGGCTCCAGCCGGTGCGGGCAGAACACCTCGCCGACCCGCTCGCGGGCCTCCTCCAGGTCCGGCGAGTGCACCCGTCGGAAACCGCTCAGCACCTCGGTCATGGCACCTCCTCGTGCTCGACCCCGGTTCGTGCGTCCCGGCCGCGTCCCACGGACAGCGACCGCGTGGTGGGGATAGTCACGCCCACCATATAGCCAAATGATGACTGCCATCACGCGTCCGCTAGATGACCGTCATGTTTCGGAGGCTCCCATGACTGACCTGCACGGCCGCACGGTGCTGGTGACCGGCGGATCGACCCTGGTCGGGCACGGTGTCGTCCGTGCCCTGCACGCCGCCGGGGCGTCCGTCGCGATCGCCGACATCGACGAGGCCGGCGCGAAGCCGCTGCTCGACGAGCTCGGCGGGCGCGTCGCGTTCCACCGCACCGACATCACCGACGACGACGCGGTGGCCGCCACCGTCGCCTCCGTCGCCGCCCCGTCCGGCCTGCACGGCCTGGTGAACCTGGCGTGCAGCTACCTCGACGAGGGCGCCGACACCGGTCGGGCCGACTGGCTGCGCGCGCTGGAGGTCAACCTGGTCAGCGCGGTGCAGGCCGCCCGGACCGCGCGGGCCCACCTCGCGGCGGCCCGCGGCGCGGTGGTCAACCTGACCTCGATCTCGTCGAAGGTCGCCCAGACCGGGCGCTGGGTCTACCCGGCGTCGAAGGCCGCGCTGGTGCAGGTCACCCGCTCCATGGCGATGGACCTCGCCGGCGACGGCATCCGGGTCAACTCGGTCTCCCCGGGCTGGACCTGGTCGAAGATCATGGACGACCTGTCCGGCGGCGACCGTGCGCACACCGACCGCGTCGCCGCCCCGTTCCATCTGACGGCCCGCGTCGGCGACCCGGACGAGGTCGGCGCCGTCGTCGCCTTCCTGCTCTCCCCGGCCGCCTCCGCCGTCACCGGCGCCGACTGGGCCGTCGACGGCGGCTACTCGGCGATGGGTCCGGAGCAGGCCGTTCCCGCCATCCCCCAGCTCGCGACCGCTTCGGAGTGACCACCATGAAGATCGCCGTCGTCGGGGCCGGATTCGCCGGCCTCTCCTCCGCCAAGGTCCTGACCGGTTTCGGTCACGACGTCACCGTGTTCGAGAAGGCGCCGGACGTCGGCGGGGTGTGGAGCGCCAGCCGCCGCTATCCCGGCCTGACCACGCAGAACGACAAGGGCACCTACTCGCTGTCGGACTTCCCGATGCCGAAGCACTACCCGGAGTGGCCGTCCGGCCAGCAGGTGCAGGAGTACCTGGAGTCCTACGCCCGCCACTTCGGCATCCGCGACGCGGTGCGCACCGACACCGAGGTGCTCTCCGCCGAGCCGCGCGAGGGCGGCGGCTGGACCGTCACCACCGCGGGCGCGGCCGCCGGGGTGGGCGAGTTCGACCACCTCGTCGTCGCGAACGGGATCTTCTCCGAGCCGTTCCTGCCGCCGCTGCCCGGCACCGAGGAGTACCGCGCCGCGGGCGGGCGGTACTGCGCGCCGTCGGACTTCACCGACATCGACGACGCCCGCGACCGCGACGTCGTGATCGGCTACGGCAAGTCCGGCTGCGACGTGGCGGTGGCCCTGAACAGCGTGTCGCGCACGACCACCGTGGTGGCCCGCGAGCTGCTGTGGAAGATGCCCCGCCGGATCGGCGGTGCCCTGAACTACAAGTACCTGCTGCTCACCCGGCTCGGCGAGGGCCTGTTCCGCTACGCCCACCTCGCCGGCTTCGAGAAGTTCCTGCACGGCCCGGGCAAGGGCGTGCGCAACGGCATGATGTCGAGCCTGCAGGGCCAGATCGTGCGCCAGCTCGGGCTGCAGAAGCTGGGCCTGGTGCCGGGCGGGTCGCTGGAGGACATCGCGCGCTCCACGGTGTCGCTGGCCACCGACGGCTTCTACGAGGCCGTCGCCGACGGCTCGATCACCGTCCACCGCGACACGCTCATCAGCGCGCTCGGTGCCCGCGACGGCAGGCCCGTCGCGATCCTGTCCGACGGCACCGAGGTCCCGGCCGACGTGGTCGTCGCGGCGACGGGGTTCCACCAGCGGGTGCCGTTCCTCTCCCAGGACGTGCGGGACCGGCTGGTCGACGAGCGCGGCAACTTCGAGCTCTACCGCCAGATCCACCCGCACACCGTGGCGGACCTGAGCTTCTGCGGGTACAACTCCTCGTTCCTGTCCCCGCTGTCGGCCGAGGTCGCGGCGCTGTGGATCGGGGTGCACCTGGCGGGCGGGATCGATCTGCCGTCGGTGGAGCAGCGGCGCGCCTTCGTGCAGGAGCGGCTGCGGTGGATGGAGGAGCGCACCGAGGGCAAGCACGCCCGCGGTACGAACATCATCCCGTTCTCGCTGCACAACATCGACGAGATGCTCTCGGACCTGGGCGCCGGCATCGGACGGCGCCGCCGCCTGGCCGAGTGGCTGCTCCCGGTCGACCCCGGTGCGTACGCCCGGATCACCGCCGAGCTGACCGCCCGGCACGCCCCGCTCACTGCGGCCGGGGCGGACCGGCGGACGGGGGCCCCGCTGCGGGCCGCCGGGTGACGAGCACCGCTCCCCGGCGACGCGCCGCACCGTCCCTCCCGGACGGTGCGGCGCGTCGCCGCGTTGCGGGGGCCGACCCGACCACCGCCCTGACCACCGCACCGACACCCCGCCGTCGGCCCGGCGCGCGGCCCGGCCGACGCTCGCGGCCGTACGATGCCGACGTGACGACCGTCGCCGAACCGGAGGAGATCCTCGCGCCCGTCCCGCCGCGCCGGCTGATCGTGTCGGTGTACGGGCTCTACGCCCGCGAACGCGGCGGCGCCCTGTCGGTGTCGTCGCTGGTGCGCCTGCTCGGCGGGCTCGGGGTCGACGGCCAGGCCGTGCGCTCGGCGGTGTCGAGGCTGAAGCGGCGTGGTCTGCTGGAGCCGCAGAAGGTCGGCGGCGCCGCCGGGTACCGGCTGTCGGCCGCGCTGGCCGACGTGCTCGCCGAGGGCGACGAGCGGATCTTCTCCCGGCGCCGCGCCGGTGCCGGGGAGGGCTGGATGCTGGTGGCCTTCTCGGTGCCCGAATCGGCCCGTGACCAGCGTCATCAGCTGCGCAGCCTGCTGATCCGGCTCGGCCTGGGCACCGTGGCTCCCGGCCTGTGGGTCGCGCCGGCGCACCTGGAGGCCGAGGTCTCGCACGCGCTGGACCGCGCCGGTCTGCGCGGGTACACCGAGCTGTTCCGCAGCCGGCACGTCGCCGGACGCCCACTGCGCGAGACCGTCGCGTCCTGGTGGGACCTCGACGCCCTCGCCGCGCAGTACTCGGCGTTCGTCGCCCGCCACGAGCCGGTGCTGCGCGCCTGGCGCGACGCCGACGGCACCGCCGAGCAGGCCTTCGCCGACTACGTGACGCTGGTGACCGTCTGGCGACGCCTCCCCTACCTCGACCCGGGCCTGCCGCTGGAGGCGCTGCCCGAGAACTGGGTCGGCGACCGCGCCGAGGACCTGTTCGGCGACCTGCGGGCCCGCCTGGCCGGCCCGGCACGGGAGCACGTCAGCAGCGTCCTGGACTCCTGAGCCTCCGGGAACCGCGCCGTGCGTCCGGCGGCCTGCGTGGGCAGCGCTGTCGCGCCCACCGGCCACGGGCCCCGTGCGTCGCCGGAGCAGGGACGGACCGTCGCCCGGCAGGACGATCACGGGCAGGCGCCCGGCGGAGCGACCGCGCGGGCAGGAGGTCGAACGATTCGCTTACCCGGTAAGCGAGTTCACCGAACCCCCTGGTCCGGCACGCTCCACCCGGCCACGGAACACCTCCACCCACACCGGAGCGCCGGGCCCGGTGGTCCGGACCCGGCGCGCGCGGGCGGGTGGCCGCGGTCAGACCCGGCGCGCCGCGACCGCCTCGATCTCGATCAGGGCCTCGGGCTGCCACAGGGCGGTGACACCGACGCCGGTCATCGCCGGGTAGGTCCGCCCGCACAGCTCCTTCCAGATCGCGCCGATCTCCCTGCCGCGGGCCTGGTAGCCCGGCACGTCGAGCAGGTAGATCCGGACCGACAGCAGGTCAGCGGGCTCGGAGCCCGCCGCACGCAGGGCGGTGATCACGTTGGTCAGGGCCTGCCGGAACTGGTGGACGATGTCGCCGTCGACGATCGTGCCGGTCGCGTCCATCGCGGTCTGGCCGGAGAGGTGCACGGTGTCGCCGTGCCGGACGGCGTGGGTGAAACCGGACGGCCTCGCGAGGGCGTCCGGGTTGATGAGCTCGACGTCGGATGCGGTGCCGGTGGTCATGTCAGTGCTTCCCCTTCTTCGACGGGACGGTGGTGGGCAGCCCGGCCCCGGACAGCTGCTGCCGCAGGGCGGCGCCGTCCTCGTCGGCCAGGGCGGCGGACCGCAGCCGGGCGAGCACCGCCGCGGCGTCGGCGCGGCCGCGCAGCTCGCCGGCGGCCCGGCAGAGCAGGGCGAAGCTGTCGTTGCCGTGGGCGTAGGTGGCGCCGTAGCCCTTGAGGACCTTCTGGCAGACGACGACCTCGGTGGCGAGGTCCGTGTCCTCGGCGGCGATCCCGAGCGCGAGCGCCGTCCACGCCTCGATCGCCTGCTGCTCCTCGACGAACCGCAGCGACCGCGGCCGCAGCGGACGCATCCGCGCCATCGTCGCGAGCATCGCGTAGCCGGTCACCGAGGTGGTGTCGAGGACCATGCCCTCACGGGTGACCCGGTCGACGGTGCGGGTGAACGCCCGCGACCGGCGCAGCACCTTGCCGAGCCGGTACGGCAGCGTGTCGGTGATCTCCTCGGCCTGCGGGTGCAGGTACTCGCGCACCTGGGACAGCTGCGCCGAGGTCACCCGGGCCTCCTCACGGACCCGTTCGAGACGGCGCTTGCGGGTCTTCTGCAGGGCGACGTGGATCGTGTCCTGGTAACACATCCACAGTGCCAGGTGCCGGGCCGCCTCGGTGGTGAGGCGGGCGGCGCCGGCCCGGTCGGGGTCGACGGCGGCGAACGCGCGGACCCGGTCGAGGTAGCGGGCGGCGTAGTCGAGGTCCTGGTAGACCCCGGTCCGCACGAGCCCGTGCAGGACCGTGGACCGCGACGCGGCCGGCAGGTCGGCGACGGTGCGGGCGAGCGGCCGCAGGTCCTCCCCCACCAGGGACTCCGGGTCGGTCGCGGCGATGTCGTTGCGCCGCGCCTGCTCGCGCTCCTTGCGCTCCTCGGCGGAGACGGGGCGGGGCCCGATCGCGATGTCGACGGTCGCCGGCGCGCGTGGCGCGGGCGGGGCGGGGGCGAGTGCGGCGGTGGCGGCGTCGAACCCGCCCGCGAACGCGGCCAGGCTCGGCTCGACGCCCTTGCCGGCGTCGCGGATGGCCTGCTCGAAGCGGTCCCGGGAGAAGGGCAGCGCCCCCGACCCGGCGAGCGCCCCGAACAGCGCCGCGGAGATCACGCTGCGGTGTTCCTCGGCGATCGCGGCGAAGTCCGCGGCGACCAGGTGCCGCGCGGCGCGGCCCGCCGCGGCGACGAGCTCGTCGGAGTCGACGCGGCCGTCACCGAGGTGCATCTTCTCGTCGATGGAGTAGACGCGGTTGGTCGAGGTGATCAGCGTGGTGCGGTCGGGGGTGGCGAAGCCGCGTTGCACGGCGCGACCGCACTCCATCAGCTCCGAGGCGACGACGACGTCGACCTCGCCGGGCGTCGGGAACACCGACAGCACCGGCTCGGCCCGGCCCGCGCCGTCGGGCGAGTCGCTCTCGGGCAGCGGGGGGTGCAGCTCGGCGTAGTAGACGGTCGCCCCGGTCCGCTGGGCGACGCCGGCGACCGAGGTGGTCTGTGCGTGGTAGCCGGCGGCCTCGGCGACGGCGACGACCCAGTCGGCGAGCACCCCGCCGCCCTCGCCGCCCATCGCGAGGATCGCGAGGGTGATCGGGCGGTTCCCGGCGTACCAGGACGCGGTGCCGGTCCGGGTCGGTGCGGGCATCACGGTGGGCATCAGGCTGCCTCCATCCGAGCGGCGCGGCGCTCCAGGCCACGTCCGACGAGGGTGATCCACCAGGACCGGACGCGGGCGCGGACCCGCTCGCCGGCCGTGGGGTTGTCGACGACGTCGGTGCGATAGAACGACGGGCACAGCACCGCCGCGTGGGCGTTGTTGCCGCAGACCCCGCACCCGACGCAGGAGTCGAGCACGGTCGCGATCGGGTCGGTGCGCAGCGGGTCCGGGTTGTCGGTGATCGTCAGCGACGGGCAGCCGGAGATCCGGATGCAGGCGTGGTCGCCGGTGCAGGTCTCCGGGTCGACGCCGAAGCGTTCGCGCACGACGCGCTCGCCGCGCTTGAGCCTGGCCGCGCGGTCCTTCTTGACCCGGCGCTGCCGGTTGAGCTGGCACTCCGACTGCATGACCAGCAGCTCGGGGCCGGGCTCCCTGCGGCGGAACGCCTTCAGGAAGGTGTCGCGGACGCGGGCCACGTCGTAGGTGTGGTCGATCGTGGTGGCGTTGGTGATGCCGAGCCCCCGGGCGGCCTTCTCGATGGGGTGCTTGGTCGAGCGGCGCTCCAGGTCTGCGTGGCTGGACAGCACGTCCTGCCCGCCGGTGGCGGCGGCGTAGTCGTTGTCGACGACCACCATGACCTGGTCGGACTTGTTGAACACCGCGTTCCCGACGCCGGACACGAGCCCGTTGTGCCAGAAGCCGCCGTCGCCCATGATCGACACGGGCCGCTTCTCGGCACCGCCGCCGGCCAGCGCGGACGAGCCCGCGGCGCCCATGCCGTAGCCCATCGTCGTCGCGCCCAGGTCGAACGGGGCATTGATGGCGAACAGGTGGCAGCCGATGTCGGCGGAGATCTGGTGCTGCCCGGTCTCGCGCTCGGCGAGCTTGAGGCCGGAGAAGATCGGGCGCTCCGGGCAGCCGGTGCACAGGCCCGGCGGGCGCGGGCGCACGACCTCGGCGGCGACCCGTGGCGCGAACGGGCTCGCCGGGTCGGCCGGGTCGCGCAGCAGCGACGGCCGGTGGGTGACGACGTCGGGGGCGTACTTGCCGAGGAACTGGTCCAGTCCGCGGGTGATGACCTGGGCGGTGTACTCGCCGCCCGCGGCCAGCATGTCCTTGCCGTGCAGCACGGTCGGGACGTCGGCACGGCGCAGGATGGCGTGCAGGTTCTGCTCGATGTAGTCGGGCTGCCCCTCCTCGACCATGATCACGGCGCGCTTGCCGGCGCAGAACTCGACGATCTCGGAGTCGACGACCGGGTAGGTCACGTTCATGACGTAGGTCGGGACGCGGGTGCGGCCGAGCGTGTCGGAGGCACCGAGCAGCTCCATCGACCGGTTCAGGGTGTTGTACAGCCCGCCCTGGACGATGATGCCCACGTCGGAGGCGGTGCCGTCACCGGGGAACAGCTCGTTGAGTCCGTGCTCCCGGATGAACTCGACCGCCCGGGGCCAGCGGTCCTCCAGCTTCTCCCGCTCGTGGGCGAACGACGCGGGCGGCAGCACGATCCGGTCGACGCTGCGCCGCGGGGCGTCCGCGGCCTGGGCGACGGTCATCGGCGGCCGCACGTTGTCCTTGGCGACGAACCCGCCGTGCAGGTGGCAGGACCGCAGCCGCAGCTCCAGGAAGACCGGGGTGTTCGACGCCTCGGACAGCGCGAACCCGGATTCCACCGCGTTCACGATCGCGGTCGTGTCGGCGCGCGGGTCGAGCAGCCACATCTGCGACTTCATCGCGAACGCGTGCACCCGCTCCTGCATGATCGAGGAGCCCTCGCCGTAGTCCTCGCCGAGGATCACCAGCGCACCACCGGTGACCCCGCCCGAGGCGAGGTTGGCCAGGGCGTCGGAGGCGACGTTCGTGCCGACCGGGGACTTGAAGGTGATCGCGCCGCGCAGCGGGTGGTGCACCGACGCGGCCAGCATGGCCGCGGCCGTCGCCTCGGAGGCGGAGTTCTCGAACCGGACGTCGAGCTCGTCGAGGATCTCGCGGGCGTCGCCGAGGACGTCCATGAGGTGCGAGATCGGCGCGCCCTGGTAGCCGCCGACGTAGGCGACGCCGGACT is a window from the Pseudonocardia sp. HH130629-09 genome containing:
- a CDS encoding SDR family oxidoreductase codes for the protein MTDLHGRTVLVTGGSTLVGHGVVRALHAAGASVAIADIDEAGAKPLLDELGGRVAFHRTDITDDDAVAATVASVAAPSGLHGLVNLACSYLDEGADTGRADWLRALEVNLVSAVQAARTARAHLAAARGAVVNLTSISSKVAQTGRWVYPASKAALVQVTRSMAMDLAGDGIRVNSVSPGWTWSKIMDDLSGGDRAHTDRVAAPFHLTARVGDPDEVGAVVAFLLSPAASAVTGADWAVDGGYSAMGPEQAVPAIPQLATASE
- a CDS encoding flavin-containing monooxygenase, which gives rise to MKIAVVGAGFAGLSSAKVLTGFGHDVTVFEKAPDVGGVWSASRRYPGLTTQNDKGTYSLSDFPMPKHYPEWPSGQQVQEYLESYARHFGIRDAVRTDTEVLSAEPREGGGWTVTTAGAAAGVGEFDHLVVANGIFSEPFLPPLPGTEEYRAAGGRYCAPSDFTDIDDARDRDVVIGYGKSGCDVAVALNSVSRTTTVVARELLWKMPRRIGGALNYKYLLLTRLGEGLFRYAHLAGFEKFLHGPGKGVRNGMMSSLQGQIVRQLGLQKLGLVPGGSLEDIARSTVSLATDGFYEAVADGSITVHRDTLISALGARDGRPVAILSDGTEVPADVVVAATGFHQRVPFLSQDVRDRLVDERGNFELYRQIHPHTVADLSFCGYNSSFLSPLSAEVAALWIGVHLAGGIDLPSVEQRRAFVQERLRWMEERTEGKHARGTNIIPFSLHNIDEMLSDLGAGIGRRRRLAEWLLPVDPGAYARITAELTARHAPLTAAGADRRTGAPLRAAG
- a CDS encoding PaaX family transcriptional regulator C-terminal domain-containing protein, producing MTTVAEPEEILAPVPPRRLIVSVYGLYARERGGALSVSSLVRLLGGLGVDGQAVRSAVSRLKRRGLLEPQKVGGAAGYRLSAALADVLAEGDERIFSRRRAGAGEGWMLVAFSVPESARDQRHQLRSLLIRLGLGTVAPGLWVAPAHLEAEVSHALDRAGLRGYTELFRSRHVAGRPLRETVASWWDLDALAAQYSAFVARHEPVLRAWRDADGTAEQAFADYVTLVTVWRRLPYLDPGLPLEALPENWVGDRAEDLFGDLRARLAGPAREHVSSVLDS
- a CDS encoding RidA family protein, with amino-acid sequence MTTGTASDVELINPDALARPSGFTHAVRHGDTVHLSGQTAMDATGTIVDGDIVHQFRQALTNVITALRAAGSEPADLLSVRIYLLDVPGYQARGREIGAIWKELCGRTYPAMTGVGVTALWQPEALIEIEAVAARRV
- a CDS encoding indolepyruvate oxidoreductase subunit beta family protein, coding for MPTVMPAPTRTGTASWYAGNRPITLAILAMGGEGGGVLADWVVAVAEAAGYHAQTTSVAGVAQRTGATVYYAELHPPLPESDSPDGAGRAEPVLSVFPTPGEVDVVVASELMECGRAVQRGFATPDRTTLITSTNRVYSIDEKMHLGDGRVDSDELVAAAGRAARHLVAADFAAIAEEHRSVISAALFGALAGSGALPFSRDRFEQAIRDAGKGVEPSLAAFAGGFDAATAALAPAPPAPRAPATVDIAIGPRPVSAEERKEREQARRNDIAATDPESLVGEDLRPLARTVADLPAASRSTVLHGLVRTGVYQDLDYAARYLDRVRAFAAVDPDRAGAARLTTEAARHLALWMCYQDTIHVALQKTRKRRLERVREEARVTSAQLSQVREYLHPQAEEITDTLPYRLGKVLRRSRAFTRTVDRVTREGMVLDTTSVTGYAMLATMARMRPLRPRSLRFVEEQQAIEAWTALALGIAAEDTDLATEVVVCQKVLKGYGATYAHGNDSFALLCRAAGELRGRADAAAVLARLRSAALADEDGAALRQQLSGAGLPTTVPSKKGKH